A DNA window from Bradyrhizobium barranii subsp. barranii contains the following coding sequences:
- a CDS encoding VOC family protein: MRLQHLNLVTSDVTALAAFFERFFGFAPYASRGEALVVLRNKEDFILTVMRGKTGEPADYPANFHIGFYYDEAAEVEAKHAALKAAGLNPSRIASMDRGGGVRVPHFYVTAPGNVLVEVCTPPGGLSP; the protein is encoded by the coding sequence ATGCGACTGCAACATCTCAACCTCGTGACCTCGGACGTCACCGCGCTTGCCGCCTTCTTCGAGCGCTTCTTCGGCTTTGCACCCTATGCCTCGCGCGGCGAGGCCCTCGTCGTCCTGCGCAACAAGGAGGATTTCATCCTGACCGTGATGCGCGGCAAGACAGGCGAGCCGGCCGACTATCCCGCCAATTTCCATATCGGCTTCTACTACGACGAGGCAGCCGAGGTGGAAGCCAAGCACGCCGCGCTAAAGGCCGCGGGCCTCAACCCGAGCAGGATCGCCTCCATGGATCGTGGCGGCGGCGTCCGCGTCCCGCACTTCTATGTCACCGCGCCGGGCAATGTCCTGGTCGAGGTCTGCACCCCGCCGGGAGGGCTTTCGCCGTAG
- the radC gene encoding RadC family protein: protein MPAKTDHDKSKPEDAPHYHGHRERLRERFYSAGADALSDYELLEMALFPALPRRDTKPLAKTLIKIFGSFAEAVHAPVARLREVDGIGEAAIHQLKLIAAATHRVAKGEVNSRNALSSWNEVIDYCRSSMAFSDKEQFRLLFLDKRNQLIADEVQQTGTVDHTPVYPREVIKRALELSATALILVHNHPSGDPSPSQADIQMTKAIIDIAKPLGIAVHDHIIVGKQGHASLKGLKLI from the coding sequence ATGCCCGCCAAGACCGACCACGACAAGAGCAAGCCCGAAGACGCGCCGCACTATCACGGCCATCGCGAACGGCTGCGCGAGCGTTTCTACAGCGCGGGCGCGGATGCGCTCAGCGACTACGAGCTGTTGGAGATGGCGCTGTTTCCGGCGCTGCCGCGACGCGACACCAAGCCGCTGGCGAAAACGCTGATCAAGATTTTCGGCTCGTTCGCCGAAGCCGTCCACGCACCGGTGGCACGCCTGCGCGAGGTCGACGGCATCGGCGAAGCCGCGATCCACCAGCTCAAGCTGATCGCCGCGGCAACGCACCGCGTCGCCAAGGGCGAGGTCAACAGCCGCAACGCGCTGTCGTCCTGGAACGAAGTGATCGACTATTGCCGATCCAGCATGGCGTTTTCAGACAAGGAGCAATTCCGCCTGCTCTTCCTCGACAAGCGCAACCAGCTGATCGCCGACGAGGTGCAGCAGACCGGCACCGTCGACCACACCCCGGTCTATCCACGCGAGGTGATCAAGCGCGCGCTGGAGCTGTCGGCGACCGCGTTGATCCTGGTGCACAACCACCCCTCAGGCGATCCCTCGCCCTCGCAGGCCGACATCCAGATGACCAAGGCCATCATCGACATCGCAAAACCGCTCGGTATCGCCGTGCACGACCACATCATCGTCGGCAAACAAGGTCACGCCAGTCTGAAGGGACTGAAGCTGATCTAA